In the genome of Nocardiopsis composta, one region contains:
- a CDS encoding response regulator: MSPDGPRPVRVLIVDDQVLMRQGLRKLLEIEESIEVVGDAADGLAALDLLSRTDPAPDVALVDARMPRMDGVELISRMGAEHPRVAAVVLTTFDDDDYIFGGLRAGAKGYLLKDTPPEELVAALHRAARGETVLGDAAAARLVELVRGPGAAPPAAPAPPAAPGPPASPLSEREAEVARLVGEGATNRQIARRLFITEGTAKNHISSILRKLGLRDRTQLAVWVGRSGLPDGPGGRSPR, encoded by the coding sequence ATGAGCCCGGACGGGCCGCGCCCGGTCCGGGTGCTGATCGTGGACGACCAGGTGCTGATGCGCCAGGGGCTGCGCAAACTGCTGGAGATCGAGGAGAGCATCGAGGTGGTCGGGGACGCCGCCGACGGGCTGGCCGCCCTGGACCTGCTCTCCCGCACCGACCCCGCCCCCGACGTCGCCCTGGTCGACGCCCGGATGCCCCGGATGGACGGGGTCGAGCTGATCTCCCGGATGGGCGCCGAGCACCCGCGGGTGGCCGCCGTGGTGCTGACCACCTTCGACGATGACGACTACATCTTCGGCGGGCTGCGCGCCGGCGCCAAGGGCTACCTGCTCAAGGACACCCCGCCCGAGGAGCTGGTGGCCGCGCTGCACCGGGCCGCCCGCGGGGAGACGGTGCTCGGCGACGCGGCCGCCGCCCGGCTGGTGGAGCTGGTCCGCGGCCCTGGGGCGGCGCCCCCTGCGGCACCGGCCCCGCCGGCCGCGCCCGGGCCGCCGGCCTCGCCGCTCTCCGAGCGGGAGGCCGAGGTCGCCCGGCTGGTCGGCGAGGGGGCGACCAACCGGCAGATCGCCCGCCGCCTGTTCATCACCGAGGGCACCGCGAAGAACCACATCTCCAGCATCCTGCGCAAGCTCGGCCTGCGCGACCGCACCCAGCTCGCCGTCTGGGTGGGCCGCTCCGGCCTGCCGGACGGGCCCGGCGGCCGGAGCCCGCGGTGA
- a CDS encoding sensor histidine kinase, with protein sequence MDGDDRGEGRSDMRGLGGWVALNDRGRAPLVLSALFWGTFLIQLAAVGHYASLAAPAPSPAPDPVQDLLDLAHLAALAGAGLCWPFLHWAAQPLPRRAAVLSIAFFASAHLVMLTSGGAPVFVVSSIAIGNVVLVLGVRAAAVCALLSAVTPLPVFALTGDSLLRGLFEAATLLFLGAMMILVFSGLLDARRRAEQTRSLLSELEGAHAELRRYAERTRELSIAEERARMAREMHDSVGHYLTVINMGLANAERFRRARPDAAWDEVRDARRLTQEALADTRRWVRALRPLRLEGRAGPDAMRALASAFSGSKDDPAVSFTQEGDWPDPGEETELVCYRIVQEGLTNAARHAAAAHIEVRLACTGERIELAVADDGVGGDPDRSGGGFGLRGLGERVQAVGGTLEAGNRAGGGFELRAVLPVRPGAEDRGGAARAEAAR encoded by the coding sequence ATGGACGGGGACGACCGGGGCGAGGGCCGGAGCGACATGCGGGGCCTGGGCGGATGGGTGGCGCTGAACGACCGGGGGCGGGCGCCCCTGGTGCTGTCCGCGCTGTTCTGGGGCACCTTCCTGATCCAGCTGGCGGCGGTCGGCCACTACGCGTCCCTCGCCGCCCCCGCCCCCTCCCCCGCGCCGGACCCGGTGCAGGACCTTCTCGACCTGGCCCACCTGGCCGCGCTGGCGGGCGCCGGGCTGTGCTGGCCGTTCCTGCACTGGGCGGCGCAGCCGCTGCCGCGCCGGGCCGCGGTGCTGAGCATCGCCTTCTTCGCCTCGGCGCACCTGGTGATGCTCACCTCGGGCGGCGCCCCGGTGTTCGTGGTCTCCAGCATCGCGATCGGCAACGTCGTGCTGGTGCTGGGCGTCCGCGCGGCGGCGGTCTGCGCCCTGCTGTCCGCCGTCACCCCGCTCCCGGTCTTCGCGCTCACCGGTGACTCGCTGCTGCGCGGCCTGTTCGAGGCCGCCACGCTGCTGTTCCTGGGGGCGATGATGATCCTGGTCTTCAGCGGCCTGCTCGACGCGCGGCGCCGGGCCGAGCAGACCCGCTCCCTCCTCTCCGAGCTGGAGGGCGCCCACGCCGAGCTGCGCCGCTACGCCGAGCGCACCCGGGAGCTGTCCATCGCCGAGGAGCGCGCCCGGATGGCGCGGGAGATGCACGACTCGGTCGGGCACTATCTGACCGTGATCAACATGGGCCTGGCCAACGCCGAGCGGTTCCGGCGGGCCCGCCCCGATGCGGCCTGGGACGAGGTGCGCGACGCCCGGCGGCTCACCCAGGAGGCGCTGGCCGACACCCGGCGGTGGGTGCGCGCGCTGCGGCCGCTGCGCCTGGAGGGCCGAGCCGGACCGGACGCGATGCGCGCGCTGGCCTCGGCGTTCTCCGGGAGCAAGGACGACCCCGCCGTCTCCTTCACCCAGGAGGGGGACTGGCCCGACCCCGGGGAGGAGACCGAGCTGGTCTGCTACCGGATCGTCCAGGAGGGCCTGACCAACGCGGCCCGGCACGCGGCGGCCGCGCACATCGAGGTCCGGCTGGCCTGCACCGGGGAGCGCATCGAGCTGGCGGTGGCCGACGACGGGGTGGGCGGCGACCCGGACCGCTCCGGCGGCGGCTTCGGCCTGCGCGGCCTGGGCGAGCGGGTTCAGGCGGTCGGCGGGACCCTGGAGGCCGGCAACCGGGCCGGCGGCGGCTTCGAGCTCCGCGCGGTACTGCCGGTCCGCCCCGGAGCGGAGGACCGCGGCGGGGCCGCCAGGGCGGAGGCGGCCCGATGA
- a CDS encoding CPBP family intramembrane glutamic endopeptidase codes for MTSTTTRRPAGGGFIEAAGSGARSTHPLATVPLTQIFYLIGLLPGVLLLGPALERMLGEETDPGIAIVLNALAVPLNYAFPYAVLWMWLRYYERRSFASTGFGFDRRTLPGLGWGTLLAIGYILAWIGVSLAAGTARFDRFADFSNGGAAGVLLVGALVLVMRIVMVGIEEQLFRGWMLQAVGVRWGRAAGVLLSSACFSLFHFFFIGNLLLPGTSSHEAHWVLMLNIFLWAVFAALVTLVTGDLWAATAFHAAALILPSFLLTVALPAASAKGWPGTEDASGLLIVTVTDPTFYTGGAGFAGLFEGLPATAVLAVLAAAAWLRLRRKEHAAR; via the coding sequence ATGACCTCCACCACCACGCGCCGCCCGGCCGGCGGCGGCTTCATCGAAGCGGCCGGGTCGGGCGCCCGCAGTACGCACCCGCTGGCCACCGTTCCGCTGACCCAGATCTTCTACCTGATCGGCCTGCTGCCCGGGGTGCTCCTGCTCGGCCCGGCGCTGGAGCGGATGCTCGGCGAGGAGACCGACCCCGGGATCGCCATCGTGCTCAACGCGCTGGCGGTCCCGCTCAACTACGCCTTCCCCTACGCGGTGCTCTGGATGTGGCTGCGCTACTACGAGCGGCGCTCCTTCGCCTCGACCGGGTTCGGTTTCGACCGGCGCACCCTGCCCGGCCTCGGCTGGGGGACGCTCCTGGCCATCGGCTACATCCTCGCCTGGATCGGCGTCTCGCTGGCCGCGGGCACCGCGCGCTTCGACCGGTTCGCCGACTTCAGCAACGGCGGGGCCGCGGGCGTGCTGCTGGTCGGCGCCCTGGTCCTGGTGATGCGGATCGTCATGGTCGGCATCGAGGAGCAGCTGTTCCGCGGCTGGATGCTGCAGGCCGTCGGGGTGCGCTGGGGCAGGGCGGCGGGGGTGCTGCTCTCCTCCGCCTGCTTCTCGCTGTTCCACTTCTTCTTCATCGGGAACCTGCTCCTGCCCGGGACGAGCTCGCATGAAGCGCACTGGGTGCTGATGCTCAACATCTTCCTGTGGGCGGTGTTCGCCGCCCTGGTCACGCTGGTCACCGGCGACCTGTGGGCGGCCACCGCCTTCCACGCCGCCGCGCTGATCCTGCCGAGCTTCCTGCTCACCGTGGCCCTGCCCGCCGCCTCCGCCAAGGGCTGGCCCGGCACCGAGGACGCCTCCGGGCTGCTCATCGTCACCGTCACCGACCCGACGTTCTACACCGGCGGGGCGGGGTTCGCCGGCCTGTTCGAGGGGCTTCCGGCCACCGCGGTGCTCGCCGTCCTGGCGGCCGCCGCCTGGCTGCGGCTGCGCCGCAAGGAGCACGCGGCCCGCTGA
- a CDS encoding GNAT family N-acetyltransferase: MRIRKGGAGDVPAVMAMLDGAVRWLASRGRSDQWGSVPWSEIPERVRPVRDRADGGRLWIAEDGGAPAGALGLGEAPLPYVPPAPEPELYVDLLVTDRRFAGRDIGGRLLDFARGRARERGVSLLRVDCWAGGDGALIEYYRGRGFTPTERIPVRGTAVQVFEDRV, encoded by the coding sequence ATGCGGATCAGGAAGGGCGGGGCCGGCGACGTCCCCGCGGTCATGGCGATGCTGGACGGCGCGGTGCGCTGGCTCGCCTCCCGGGGGCGCTCCGACCAGTGGGGGAGCGTCCCCTGGTCGGAGATCCCGGAGCGGGTGCGGCCGGTGCGGGACCGGGCGGACGGCGGACGGCTGTGGATCGCCGAGGACGGCGGCGCCCCGGCCGGGGCGCTGGGGCTGGGCGAGGCGCCGCTGCCCTACGTCCCCCCGGCCCCCGAACCGGAGCTCTACGTCGACCTGCTGGTCACCGACCGCAGGTTCGCCGGGCGGGACATCGGCGGCCGGCTGCTCGACTTCGCCCGGGGCCGGGCCCGCGAGCGCGGCGTCTCGCTGCTCCGGGTGGACTGCTGGGCCGGCGGCGACGGCGCGCTCATCGAGTACTACCGGGGCCGGGGCTTCACCCCGACCGAGCGGATCCCGGTCCGCGGCACCGCGGTCCAGGTCTTCGAGGACCGGGTGTAG
- a CDS encoding methylenetetrahydrofolate reductase produces MTAPDPSGAPLGPAGAEPPAPAPQPPSALAELLTAADPVRPVLTAECPVVDTGGVAAVAAHVARLAPYVDALNATDNPAAHAHASNVAIAIALKSLGVEPILQVVCRDKNRLALQSDIVGAALHGVTAISCLTGDDVTAGDEPEARRVFDLDGVQLIRAAASLAHGRFLSGRPLEPPPPLLIGAVENPAAPPFEYRVRRALKKAAAGARFLQLQICYRPEHLEAFCSLAASAGLTRGTALLPTIALVKGARALRFMNDHVPGIAVPEETVTRVEGASDQREAAYLLALEQARHALAQPGVRGLHLADFRHDSSVARLASDLGLPVDRTAPGESALAR; encoded by the coding sequence ATGACGGCCCCGGACCCGTCCGGCGCACCGCTCGGCCCCGCCGGCGCGGAGCCGCCCGCGCCGGCCCCGCAGCCGCCCTCGGCACTGGCCGAGCTGCTCACCGCGGCGGACCCGGTCCGCCCGGTGCTCACCGCGGAGTGTCCGGTGGTCGACACCGGCGGGGTCGCCGCCGTCGCGGCGCACGTCGCCCGGCTGGCCCCCTACGTCGACGCGCTGAACGCCACCGACAACCCGGCCGCGCACGCGCACGCCTCCAACGTCGCCATCGCGATCGCGCTGAAGAGCCTGGGGGTGGAGCCGATCCTCCAGGTGGTCTGCCGGGACAAGAACCGGCTCGCCCTGCAGTCCGACATCGTCGGCGCCGCGCTGCACGGCGTCACCGCGATCTCCTGCCTGACCGGCGACGACGTCACCGCCGGCGACGAGCCCGAGGCCCGCCGGGTGTTCGACCTGGACGGCGTGCAGCTGATCCGCGCCGCCGCCTCGCTGGCGCACGGGCGCTTCCTGTCCGGCCGGCCGCTGGAACCGCCGCCCCCGCTGCTCATCGGCGCGGTGGAGAACCCGGCGGCGCCGCCGTTCGAGTACCGGGTCCGCCGGGCGCTGAAGAAGGCCGCGGCCGGCGCCCGCTTCCTCCAGCTGCAGATCTGCTACCGGCCCGAGCACCTGGAGGCGTTCTGCTCGCTGGCCGCCTCCGCCGGGCTGACCCGCGGCACCGCGCTGCTGCCCACCATCGCGCTGGTGAAGGGGGCACGCGCGCTGCGCTTCATGAACGACCACGTACCCGGCATCGCGGTGCCGGAGGAGACCGTCACCCGGGTGGAGGGCGCCTCCGACCAGCGCGAGGCCGCCTACCTGCTGGCGCTGGAGCAGGCCCGGCACGCGCTGGCCCAGCCGGGGGTCCGCGGCCTGCACCTCGCCGACTTCCGGCACGACTCCTCCGTCGCCCGCCTCGCCTCCGACCTGGGACTGCCCGTGGACCGGACGGCCCCCGGGGAGAGCGCCCTGGCCCGCTGA
- a CDS encoding methylenetetrahydrofolate reductase C-terminal domain-containing protein: MATLLATIEHAVKKPVWDCRMCGQCVLHSTGFTCPMTCPKSLRNGPCGGVREDGSCEVVPSMRCVWLKAYTRAERLPGPFRSDFDELRAPVDNRLEGTSSWANLLTGRDRVTPDGWSAEEHRGSGGAPRPPEPPGAGPDPEEAELRTLGRGAPAEPAPGDPAAGKGAGRTGGAAAEAAR, encoded by the coding sequence ATGGCCACGCTTCTCGCCACCATCGAACACGCCGTCAAGAAGCCCGTCTGGGACTGCCGCATGTGCGGCCAGTGCGTCCTGCACTCCACCGGCTTCACCTGCCCGATGACCTGTCCGAAGAGCCTGCGCAACGGCCCCTGCGGCGGGGTCCGCGAGGACGGTTCCTGCGAGGTCGTGCCGTCCATGCGCTGCGTCTGGCTCAAGGCCTACACCCGCGCCGAGCGGCTGCCCGGCCCGTTCCGGTCGGACTTCGACGAGCTGCGCGCCCCGGTCGACAACCGCCTCGAAGGCACCTCCTCCTGGGCCAACCTGCTGACCGGCCGGGACCGGGTGACCCCGGACGGCTGGTCCGCCGAGGAGCACCGCGGTTCCGGCGGCGCCCCGCGTCCGCCGGAACCGCCCGGCGCCGGGCCCGACCCGGAGGAGGCCGAGCTGCGCACCCTGGGCCGGGGCGCACCGGCGGAGCCCGCCCCCGGGGACCCGGCGGCCGGGAAGGGGGCCGGGCGCACCGGCGGAGCCGCGGCGGAGGCCGCCCGATGA
- a CDS encoding glycine cleavage T C-terminal barrel domain-containing protein, with the protein MPVNESPEILLYPRIRKSPFFYASRRHGVAKYSVYNHTYHPRHYGDPVAEYWHLLNGVTLWDVGVERQVEITGPDAFAFTNMLVPRDLDKCAVGQCKYVFVTAPDGGIINDPVLLRLGENHFWLSLADSDVLLWAQGLAHSSGMDVTVREPDVGPVQVQGPLSREVMKDLFGPSVLDIGYYRCAEYQLDGMDVVVSRTGYTSEIGFEIYLRNASRDGVRLWETVLEAGRPHGIEVIGPCHIRRIEGGILAWGSDIGLDTNPFEVGYGYEVSWMVDLAQEADFIGKAALTRIRDEGVRRKLVGVEIGGSRLGSYNDGSMIDAFPVYAPGGDAPIGKVTSACHSPRLDRNIGFAMVPIGSAELGTELLVGRPGETVPAVVVEKPFVDPQKMLPKQDLRASAAPG; encoded by the coding sequence ATGCCCGTTAACGAGAGCCCGGAGATCCTGCTCTACCCGCGGATCAGGAAGTCGCCGTTCTTCTACGCCTCGCGCAGGCACGGCGTCGCCAAGTACAGCGTCTACAACCACACCTACCACCCGCGCCACTACGGCGACCCGGTCGCCGAGTACTGGCACCTCCTCAACGGCGTGACCCTGTGGGACGTCGGGGTGGAGCGGCAGGTCGAGATCACCGGCCCGGACGCCTTCGCGTTCACCAACATGCTGGTCCCCCGCGACCTCGACAAGTGCGCCGTGGGGCAGTGCAAGTACGTGTTCGTCACCGCGCCCGACGGCGGCATCATCAACGACCCGGTGCTGCTCCGCCTGGGGGAGAACCACTTCTGGCTCTCGCTGGCCGACAGCGACGTGCTGCTGTGGGCCCAGGGCCTGGCCCACAGCAGCGGCATGGACGTCACCGTCCGCGAACCCGACGTCGGCCCGGTGCAGGTGCAGGGCCCGCTCTCGCGCGAGGTCATGAAGGACCTGTTCGGCCCCTCCGTGCTGGACATCGGCTACTACCGGTGCGCCGAGTACCAGCTGGACGGCATGGACGTCGTCGTCTCGCGCACCGGCTACACCTCCGAGATCGGCTTCGAGATCTACCTGCGCAACGCCTCGCGCGACGGGGTGCGGCTCTGGGAGACCGTGCTGGAGGCCGGCCGGCCGCACGGCATCGAGGTCATCGGGCCCTGCCACATCCGCCGCATCGAGGGAGGCATCCTCGCCTGGGGCAGCGACATCGGCCTGGACACCAACCCGTTCGAGGTGGGCTACGGCTACGAGGTCAGCTGGATGGTCGACCTCGCCCAGGAGGCGGACTTCATCGGCAAGGCCGCGCTCACCCGGATCCGCGACGAGGGCGTGCGGCGCAAGCTGGTCGGGGTGGAGATCGGCGGCTCCCGGCTGGGTAGCTACAACGACGGGTCGATGATCGACGCCTTCCCGGTCTACGCGCCCGGCGGCGACGCGCCGATCGGCAAGGTCACCTCGGCCTGCCACTCGCCCCGGCTGGACCGCAACATCGGGTTCGCCATGGTCCCGATCGGCTCCGCGGAGCTCGGCACCGAGCTCCTGGTCGGCCGCCCCGGTGAGACGGTCCCCGCGGTGGTCGTGGAGAAGCCCTTCGTCGACCCGCAGAAGATGCTGCCCAAGCAGGACCTGCGCGCCTCGGCCGCCCCGGGGTGA
- a CDS encoding GcvT family protein, with protein MAASPTVPRTPPGRPPRIVVIGAGIVGCALADELTARGHTDVTVVDQGDLYRTGGSTSHAPGLVFQTNPAKAMSDFAAYTAAKYARLQVDGRPCFSAVGGLELATAPERLDELHRRCGWARSWGIPARVIGPEECAAAHPLVRADRVLGGLHTPTDGLADALGAARAQAEAALWRGARFLARHEVTGIEVAGGPGAAGRRVTGVRTDQGRLPADIAVLCAGMWGPRIAAMAGEALPLLPLAHQFGWTGPTAALAGNGPGAAPHPILRHQGRDLYYREHGDRVGVGYYGHRPMPVPADEIGTPDGTPELPMPSMRPFTPEDFAPAWSDTLALLPDLADTKIEDAFNGLFSFTTDNMPLLGEFAGTPGLWAAEAVWITHSAGVARAVAELITEGAASFDLHACDINRFQEHQLAPAFVAERACQNFVEVYDAVHPQQPIERPRPVRVAPFHRRQQELGAFFLEASGWERPYYYAANEGLPEAEGAPRPGPWASRYWSPAIAAEARATRERVALYDMSSLMRLEVSGPGAGEFLDRVTTARAERPPGAVSYSLMLDHRGRLLGDITVARVAEELFQLGVNSRLDPARLAALAPPGVAVRDITGQTACIGVWGPRARDLVQPLTDHDLGNGGLGYFHCARLHIGEVPVLAMRVSYVGELGWELYTGPELGLRLWDTLWEAGRGLGVLAAGRGAFDSLRLEKGYRAFGADMTAEYDPYQAGLGFALRLRTKGDFIGRAAVEALDPDRPGIRLTCLTTGAPENTVLGGEPVHRPGADTAAGYVTSAAYGYTVGTGIAYAWLPDELSAPGTPVEIGYFDRRVPAITAAEPLFDPGMERVRA; from the coding sequence ATGGCCGCTTCCCCGACCGTCCCCCGCACCCCGCCCGGAAGGCCGCCCCGGATCGTGGTCATCGGCGCCGGCATCGTCGGATGCGCGCTGGCCGACGAGCTCACCGCCCGCGGCCACACCGACGTCACCGTCGTCGACCAGGGCGACCTCTACCGCACCGGAGGGTCCACCTCGCACGCGCCCGGCCTGGTGTTCCAGACCAACCCGGCCAAGGCCATGTCCGACTTCGCCGCCTACACCGCCGCCAAGTACGCCCGGCTCCAGGTGGACGGCCGGCCCTGCTTCTCCGCGGTGGGCGGCCTGGAGCTCGCCACCGCCCCCGAGCGCCTGGACGAGCTGCACCGGCGGTGCGGCTGGGCGCGCTCCTGGGGGATCCCGGCCCGGGTGATCGGGCCGGAGGAGTGCGCCGCCGCCCACCCGCTGGTCCGCGCCGACCGGGTGCTGGGCGGCCTGCACACCCCCACCGACGGGCTGGCCGACGCGCTCGGCGCCGCCCGCGCGCAGGCCGAGGCGGCCCTCTGGCGCGGCGCCCGGTTCCTGGCCCGGCACGAGGTCACCGGGATCGAGGTGGCGGGCGGGCCGGGGGCGGCCGGCCGCCGGGTCACCGGGGTCCGCACCGACCAGGGGCGGCTGCCCGCCGACATCGCGGTGCTGTGCGCCGGGATGTGGGGGCCGCGGATCGCCGCGATGGCCGGGGAGGCGCTGCCGCTGCTGCCGCTGGCCCACCAGTTCGGCTGGACCGGGCCCACCGCGGCGCTGGCCGGCAACGGACCGGGCGCCGCACCGCACCCGATCCTCCGCCACCAGGGGCGCGACCTGTACTACCGGGAGCACGGCGACCGCGTCGGGGTGGGCTACTACGGGCACCGGCCGATGCCGGTCCCCGCCGACGAGATCGGCACCCCCGACGGCACGCCCGAGCTGCCCATGCCGTCCATGCGCCCGTTCACCCCGGAGGACTTCGCCCCGGCCTGGAGCGACACCCTCGCCCTCCTGCCCGACCTGGCCGACACCAAGATCGAGGACGCCTTCAACGGGCTGTTCTCCTTCACCACCGACAACATGCCGCTGCTCGGGGAGTTCGCCGGGACGCCCGGGCTGTGGGCGGCCGAGGCGGTGTGGATCACCCACTCGGCGGGCGTGGCGCGCGCCGTCGCCGAGCTGATCACCGAGGGCGCGGCAAGCTTCGACCTGCACGCCTGCGACATCAACCGGTTCCAGGAGCACCAGCTCGCCCCGGCGTTCGTGGCCGAGCGCGCCTGCCAGAACTTCGTCGAGGTCTACGACGCCGTCCACCCGCAGCAGCCGATCGAGCGGCCGCGCCCGGTGCGCGTCGCCCCGTTCCACCGCCGGCAGCAGGAGCTCGGCGCGTTCTTCCTGGAGGCCTCCGGCTGGGAGCGCCCCTACTACTACGCCGCCAACGAAGGGCTCCCCGAGGCGGAGGGGGCGCCGCGCCCCGGCCCCTGGGCGTCCCGCTACTGGTCGCCGGCGATCGCCGCGGAGGCGCGCGCCACCCGGGAGCGGGTCGCGCTGTACGACATGTCCTCGCTGATGCGGCTGGAGGTCTCCGGCCCCGGGGCGGGGGAGTTCCTGGACCGGGTCACCACGGCCCGCGCCGAACGCCCGCCCGGCGCGGTCTCCTACAGCCTGATGCTCGACCACCGAGGCCGGCTGCTCGGCGACATCACCGTGGCCCGGGTGGCCGAAGAGCTCTTCCAGCTCGGCGTGAACAGCCGCCTGGACCCGGCCCGGCTGGCCGCGCTGGCGCCGCCCGGGGTCGCGGTCCGCGACATCACCGGGCAGACCGCCTGCATCGGGGTGTGGGGCCCGCGCGCCCGCGACCTGGTGCAGCCGCTCACCGACCACGACCTCGGCAACGGCGGCCTGGGCTACTTCCACTGCGCCCGGCTGCACATCGGCGAGGTCCCGGTACTGGCGATGCGCGTCTCCTACGTCGGCGAGCTCGGCTGGGAGCTGTACACCGGCCCCGAGCTGGGGCTGCGGTTGTGGGACACGCTCTGGGAGGCCGGACGGGGCCTCGGCGTGCTGGCCGCGGGCCGGGGCGCCTTCGACAGCCTCCGGCTGGAGAAGGGCTACCGCGCCTTCGGCGCCGACATGACCGCCGAGTACGACCCCTACCAGGCCGGCCTCGGCTTCGCGCTGCGGCTGCGCACCAAGGGCGACTTCATCGGCCGCGCCGCCGTCGAAGCGCTCGACCCGGACCGCCCGGGGATCCGGCTGACCTGCCTGACCACCGGCGCGCCGGAGAACACCGTGCTGGGCGGCGAACCCGTCCACCGGCCCGGCGCCGACACCGCCGCGGGGTACGTCACCAGCGCCGCCTACGGGTACACCGTGGGCACCGGCATCGCCTACGCCTGGCTCCCCGACGAGCTGTCCGCCCCGGGGACCCCGGTGGAGATCGGCTACTTCGACCGCCGGGTGCCGGCGATCACGGCCGCGGAGCCGCTGTTCGACCCAGGGATGGAGCGGGTGAGGGCATGA
- a CDS encoding sarcosine oxidase subunit beta family protein: MTPDSEGTGRLWRSPEPRAGYDAVVVGSGGHGLATAYYLAAEHGMTDVAVLERSWLAGGNMARNTAIIRSNYLWPASAAIYEHALRLWEGLEEELGRDLHFSQRGVLNLAQSTHEVRESVRRVDADLLSGIDAEWLEPEQVAELVPILDTGPHVRHPVLGATYQPRAGIADHDLVAWAFAAEADRLGVDLIQDCEVTGFLRDGDRVTGVRTTRGDIEAPRVGLCAAGRTSRLAAELGLRLPLQSHPLQALVSQLLEPVLDTVVMSSATHVYVSQAPKGELVLGAGIDAYNGYGQRGSFRTVEEQVAAAVELYPVFAHADAVRTWAGIVDVTPDASPVIGTTPVEGVYLNCGWGTGGYKATPGAGQVFADTIARGRPHPLAEPFGLDRFVTGALVDEHGAAAVAH, encoded by the coding sequence ATGACGCCCGACTCCGAGGGGACCGGCCGGCTGTGGCGCTCGCCCGAGCCGCGCGCCGGATACGACGCGGTCGTCGTCGGCTCCGGCGGGCACGGCCTGGCCACCGCCTACTACCTGGCCGCCGAGCACGGCATGACCGACGTCGCGGTGCTGGAGCGGAGCTGGCTGGCCGGTGGGAACATGGCCCGCAACACCGCGATCATCCGGTCCAACTACCTCTGGCCGGCCAGCGCCGCGATCTACGAGCACGCGCTGCGCCTGTGGGAGGGGCTGGAGGAGGAGCTCGGCCGCGACCTGCACTTCAGCCAGCGCGGCGTGCTCAACCTGGCCCAGTCCACCCACGAGGTGCGCGAATCGGTGCGCCGGGTCGACGCCGACCTGCTCAGCGGGATCGACGCCGAGTGGCTGGAGCCCGAGCAGGTCGCCGAGCTCGTGCCGATCCTGGACACCGGGCCGCACGTGCGCCACCCGGTGCTGGGCGCCACCTACCAGCCGCGCGCCGGCATCGCCGACCACGACCTGGTGGCCTGGGCGTTCGCCGCCGAGGCCGACCGGCTCGGCGTCGACCTGATCCAGGACTGCGAGGTCACCGGGTTCCTCCGGGACGGCGACCGGGTCACCGGGGTGCGCACCACCCGCGGCGACATCGAGGCGCCCCGGGTCGGGCTGTGCGCCGCCGGCCGCACCTCCCGGCTCGCCGCCGAGCTGGGCCTGCGCCTGCCGCTGCAGAGCCACCCGCTGCAGGCGCTCGTCTCCCAGCTGCTGGAGCCGGTGCTGGACACCGTGGTGATGTCCAGCGCCACGCACGTCTACGTCAGCCAGGCGCCCAAGGGCGAGCTGGTGCTCGGGGCGGGCATCGACGCCTACAACGGCTACGGGCAGCGGGGCTCGTTCCGCACGGTGGAGGAGCAGGTCGCCGCCGCCGTCGAGCTGTACCCGGTGTTCGCGCACGCCGACGCGGTCCGCACCTGGGCCGGGATCGTCGACGTCACCCCGGACGCCTCGCCGGTCATCGGCACCACCCCCGTCGAGGGGGTCTACCTCAACTGCGGCTGGGGCACCGGCGGCTACAAGGCCACCCCCGGGGCCGGGCAGGTGTTCGCCGACACCATCGCCCGCGGCCGGCCGCACCCGCTGGCCGAACCGTTCGGCCTGGACCGGTTCGTCACCGGCGCCCTGGTGGACGAGCACGGCGCCGCCGCGGTGGCGCACTGA
- a CDS encoding sarcosine oxidase subunit delta — protein MLLIPCPWCGPRDECEFRYGGQSHIAHPAAPASLTDAEWADYLFFRDNPEGLFTERWFHRAGCRRWCDVVRHTADYRVLASAPCRGGPSAEGEW, from the coding sequence ATGCTGCTCATCCCGTGCCCCTGGTGCGGGCCCCGGGACGAGTGCGAGTTCCGCTACGGCGGGCAGTCGCACATCGCCCACCCGGCCGCACCCGCGTCGCTCACCGACGCCGAATGGGCCGACTACCTGTTCTTCCGGGACAACCCGGAGGGCCTGTTCACCGAGCGCTGGTTCCACAGGGCGGGCTGCCGCCGCTGGTGCGACGTGGTCCGGCACACCGCCGACTACCGGGTGCTCGCCTCCGCCCCCTGCCGGGGCGGCCCGTCCGCGGAGGGCGAGTGGTGA